In Quercus robur chromosome 10, dhQueRobu3.1, whole genome shotgun sequence, a genomic segment contains:
- the LOC126703798 gene encoding uncharacterized protein LOC126703798, whose amino-acid sequence MEILEAVELVEGNADRTTRIGTTLSPEMRAKLIKFLKGNLDVFAWSHEDMPGISPEIIQHRLNVDANRKPVQQQRRTFAPERDQAVAEEVTKLLTAGFIREVYYPEWLANVVLRGIEANPEKVQAIIDMAPPKTVKDVQKLTGRIAALNRFVSRATDKCLPFFKTLKQAFAWTDECEAAFQELKRYLSTPPLLSPSKGGENLYLYLAVSASAVSAALIREEGKKQLPVYYVSQAFQGAEFRYPRIEKIAFALIVASRKLRPYFQSNPILVMTDQPIKKSMNKPEAAGRMVQWAIELSQFDIEYHPRAAIKAQALADFIAEFTLPDEEGTTDEVDKWIIQTDGSSAQKRGGVGVVITTPDGEVMKYGVQLEFPATNNEAEYEGILTGLRLGKALGAKNLLIQSDSKLVIGQISGEYEAKEERMQKYLKLTRQLTQEFDTADFVQIPRNQNIGADEVSKLASSEAGRTSTDVAIEVQKYPSIEEVAVLTTQSTNTWMTPLISFLRDGHLPQNTDEARKVKKRAARFTILNDVLYKRGFSMPYLKCVDEDEAKYILEEVHGGVCGDHAGPRSLVNKVIRAGYFWPTMQGDAANLVRRCNRCQRYGNVQRLPAEKMTTISSPWPFAQWGIDIVGPLPQGKGQAVQVDHEAYKSLINKIPP is encoded by the exons ATGGAGATCCTGGAAGCAGTGGAGTTGGTAGAAGGAAATGCGGACAGGACAACCAGGATAGGGACGACGCTAAGCCCTGAGATGAGAGCGAAACTCATAAAGTTCCTTAAAGGGAATcttgatgtctttgcatggagtcacgaggacatgccaggcataTCTCCAGAGATCATCCAGCATAGACTGAATGTGGACGCCAACAGGAAGCCCGTTCAGCAACAACGAAGAACTTTCGCTCCAGAGCGAGATCAGGCAGTAGCAGAAGAGGTAACCAAACTATTGACAGCTGGGTTCATCCGGGAGGTATACTACCCAGAATGGCTCGCCAACGTCGTCCTG agaggaatagaagccaATCCAGAAAAAGTACAAGCTATCATTGACATGGCTCCACCCAAAACCGTCAAGGATGTACAAAAACTTACGGGAAGGATAGCAGCtctaaacaggttcgtctccaGGGCCACAGACAAATGCTTGCCCTTTTTCAAAACCCTCAAGCAGGCCTTTGCTTGGACTGACGAATGCGAAGCAGCGTTCCAAGAGTTGAAACGATATCTGAGCACTCCACCTCTCCTGAGCCCGTCCAAAGGAGGGGAGAACCTATATTTGTACCTGGCAGTATCAGCGTCGGCAGTCAGCGCagccttgattagagaagaaggcaagaagcaACTCCCGGTGTACTACGTCAGCCAGGCCTTTCAAGGAGCTGAGTTCAGGTACCCAAGAATTGAAAAGATTGCGTTCGCGCTTATAGTAGCTTCGCGCAAGCTCAGACCGTATTTCCAGTCaaatcctatccttgtaatGACGGACCAGCCAATCAAGAAGTCAATGAACAAACCGGAAGCAgcagggagaatggtccaatgggCAATCGAACTCAGtcaatttgacatcgagtaccatccaAGAGCAGCCATCAAGGCACAAGCTCTGGCTGACTTCATCGCTGAATTCACTCTTCCAGATGAAGAAGGAACTACCGACGAAGTTGATAAATGGATAATACAGACAgatggttcgtcagcccaaaagagggggggagtaggggtcgtcataaccaCCCCCGACGGAGAAGTGATGAAATATGGAGTTCAACTGGAGTTCCCAGCCACcaataacgaagccgaatatgaaggaatattgacgggCTTGAGGCTTGGAAAAGCTCTTGGTGCCAAAAACTTGCTTATCCAGAGTGATTCAAAGCTAGTAATCGGACAGATCAGTGGAGAGTACGaggcaaaggaagaaaggatgcagaaataccttaAACTGACGAGGCAGCTAACCCAGGAGTTCGACACAGCGGATTTCGTCCAGATACCAAGAAACCAGAATATTGGAGCTGACGAAGTGTCAAAACTAGCGTCGTCAGAAGCAGGAAGGACGAGCACAGACGTGGCAATAGAAGTTCAGAAATACCCAAGTATTGAAGAGGTGGCAGTGCTCACCACCCAGAGCACAAACACCTGGATGACGCCCTTAATATCCTTCCTCCGAGACGGGCACTTACCCCAGAATACTGACGAAGCCAGAAAGGTCAAAAAGAGAGCAGCCAGGTTCACGATCCTAAATGACGTCttgtacaaaagaggcttctctatgcccTACCTGAAGTGCGTCGACGAGGACGAGGCCAAATACATCCTAGAAGAAGTACACGGAGGAGTCTGTGGCGACCATGCCGGCCCCAGATCCCTAGTAAACAAGGTGATAAGAGCGGGGtacttttggccaaccatgcaggggGATGCTGCTAACCTCGTCAGAAGATGCAATAGATGCCAGCGGTACGGAAATGTACAACGGCTTCCAGCAGAGAAGATGACGACCATATCCTCCCCATGGCCATTCGCGCAATGGGGAATCGACATCGTCGGTCCTctgccccaaggtaaaggtcag GCAGTACAGGTCGACCATGAGGCCTATAAATCACTGattaacaagattccgccttga